In Astatotilapia calliptera chromosome 23, fAstCal1.2, whole genome shotgun sequence, a genomic segment contains:
- the LOC113016861 gene encoding uncharacterized protein LOC113016861, with the protein MKGKDFPSFKDFAEFVALEAEIACNPVTSSYALYSCSSSLEKRYVRETKPNRSVTQVFTTQATVQGEKTKSNDTRLKVACMFCKDESHQLSKCPSFSEKSLDHKRTFVKENKLCYGCLKVGHNARDCRHRHKCDTCKGRHPTCLHNESHMANERPQSSTNVASTTENDTMAATALNVTKVGQSGSTSMIVPVWVSTTQSPSKEQLVYALLDTQSDNTFVSEEITNQLQAASHPVKLKLTTMLGVRMTVKSQRVAGLRVRGYNSDVHIDLPPSYTKDYIPFNYDNIPTNETARQWPHLSEIADQIPPLLSCDVGLLIGFNCPRTLAPKQVLLGKDNEPFAIQTDLGWSIVGGSSESNETETSLCHRVMVKEMPAVTPMDMINVLESDFKDTKACDKTVSQEDLVFLEKLKEGIKKNEQGYCEMPLPFKQRPNLPDNKRLAEIRLEHLRRRLNKDENYKNDYVAYMNDIIERGDVEEVHNEGTQGEQWYIPHHGIYHPKKPTKLRVVFDCSAKHNGTSLNDHLLQGPDLINNLTGILLRFRQHPIALMCDIEKMFHQFHVSERDRDYLRFLWWKNGDTSTQPQTYRMKVHLFGASSSPGCANYGLKYLAKEHCHSHPAGSQFIEKDFYVDDGVTSTNTVKEAMQLAQEAREICRKGNLRLHKFVSNNHTVLQSIPASECAVNINIRDLTFKDMPQERALGIQWSIEKDCFKFDNTLKVQPATRRGILSTVASIYDPLGFLAPYVLNGKKILQEMCQHGVGWDDPIPNALKPRWVSWQSDFVNLDKLNIPRCYLPANFGETKEIELHHFSDASSSGYGQCSYLRAKNAKGEVHCSLVIAKARVSPTKLTTIPRLELTAAVISVSVSNMLWEELCYGAKEYFWTDSKVVLGYINNDARRFHTFVANRIQRIRESTSPQQWFYVPSELNPADGASRGVTVNELNKSIWFTGPSFLWKNELPTAQPVEPDLTIGDPEDEEGSVGTSDKDCQKCAEIHEIQCTVAPTWCLFK; encoded by the coding sequence ATGAAAGGCAAAGATTTTccctctttcaaggattttgcAGAGTTTGTAGCACTCGAGGCAGAAATTGCATGTAATCCTGTGACTTCTTCATATGCACTCTATTCATGCAGCTCATCCTTGGAGAAAAGATACGTAAGGGAGACCAAACCAAACAGATCTGTGACTCAAGTCTTCACTACACAAGCCACAGTACAAGGAGAAAAAACTAAGTCAAATGACACAAGGTTAAAGGTGgcctgcatgttctgcaaagatGAAAGTCATCAGTTGTCAAAGTGCCCAAGCTTCTCAGAGAAGTCACTAGACCACAAACGGACATTTGTGAAGGAAAATAAACTGTGCTACGGGTGCTTAAAGGTGGGCCACAATGCCAGAGACTGTCGTCATCGCCACAAATGTGACACTTGCAAAGGACGACACCCCACCTGTTTGCACAATGAGAGTCACATGGCAAATGAAAGGCCTCAGAGCTCTACAAACGTCGCTTCAACCACAGAAAATGATACCATGGCAGCCACAGCTCTGAATGTTACTAAGGTGGGTCAATCAGGTAGTACCTCCATGATTGTTCCTGTGTGGGTTTCCACTACTCAGAGTCCTTCTAAAGAGCAGCTTGTGTACGCTTTATTAGACACACAAAGTGACAACACATTTGTCAGTGAGGAGATAACTAACCAGTTACAAGCAGCATCCCATCCAGTTAAGCTAAAACTAACCACGATGCTGGGAGTTCGCATGACAGTCAAAAGTCAGAGAGTAGCAGGGTTACGTGTGAGAGGTTATAATTCAGATGTTCACATTGACCTTCCACCATCCTACACAAAGGACTACATCCCATTTAACTATGACAACATACCCACAAATGAAACTGCAAGGCAATGGCCCCATCTGTCAGAGATCGCTGATCAGATACCCCCTCTCCTGAGTTGTGATGTTGGACTACTCATTGGATTTAACTGTCCCAGAACTCTAGCTCCAAAACAGGTTCTACTTGGAAAAGACAATGAGCCATTTGCCATACAGACAGACCTAGGGTGGAGCATTGTTGGTGGCTCATCAGAgtcaaatgaaactgaaacaagtCTGTGCCATAGGGTCATGGTAAAGGAAATGCCTGCTGTAACACCAATGGACATGATCAATGTTCTTGAATCAGATTTCAAGGACACAAAGGCATGTGACAAAACGGTCTCACAAGAGGATCTCGTTTTTCTGGAAAAACTTAAGGAGGggataaagaaaaatgaacaagGATACTGTGAGATGCCTCTTCCATTCAAGCAAAGGCCAAACTTACCAGACAACAAAAGGCTTGCAGAGATCAGACTGGAACACTTAAGGAGAAGGTTGAACAAGGATGAGAACTACAAAAATGATTATGTTGCATACATGAATGACATAATTGAAAGAGGAGACGTGGAAGAAGTACACAACGAAGGAACACAAGGTGAACAATGGTACATCCCCCATCATGGGATTTACCACCCCAAAAAGCCCACAAAACTGCGTGTCGTATTTGACTGTTCAGCCAAACACAATGGAACAAGTCTCAATGATCATCTCCTCCAAGGGCCAGACTTAATAAACAATCTGACTGGCATTCTCTTGAGATTCCGGCAACATCCTATTGCCTTAATGTGCGATATAGAAAAGATGTTCCACCAGTTCCACGTCAGTGAGAGGGACCGGGACTATCTACGTTTCCTCTGGTGGAAAAACGGTGATACAAGCACACAACCTCAAACATACAGAATGAAGGTACACCTTTTTGGTGCGTCATCATCTCCAGGCTGTGCAAATTATGGACTGAAGTACTTAGCCAAAGAGCACTGCCACTCGCACCCAGCAGGTTCACAGTTCATTGAGAAAGACTTTTATGTCGACGATGGAGTTAcgagcacaaacacagtgaaagaaGCAATGCAGTTGGCACAAGAAGCCAGAGAAATCTGCCGCAAAGGTAACCTGCGTCTCCACAAGTTTGTTTCTAACAATCACACTGTTTTGCAAAGTATACCTGCATCAGAGTGTGCTGTAAACATTAACATAAGAGACTTGACATTCAAAGACATGCCACAAGAAAGAGCACTAGGCATCCAGTGGAGCATTGAAAAGGACTGTTTCAAATTTGACAACACACTGAAAGTCCAGCCAGCCACACGCAGAGGTATTCTATCCACTGTTGCGTCAATCTACGACCCACTTGGATTTTTAGCGCCATATGTGCTGAATGGAAAGAAAATCTTGCAAGAAATGTGTCAGCATGGTGTCGGGTGGGACGACCCCATACCTAATGCACTCAAGCCAAGGTGGGTGAGTTGGCAAAGTGACTTTGTAAATCTAGACAAGCTAAACATACCTCGCTGTTACCTGCCTGCTAACTTTGGTGAAACTAAAGAAATAGAGTTGCACCACTTTTCAGATGCAAGCTCAAGTGGTTATGGACAATGTAGCTATCTGAGGGCAAAGAACGCTAAAGGTGAAGTTCACTGCTCTCTGGTAATAGCAAAGGCTCGAGTTTCTCCAACTAAACTGACCACAATCCCCAGACTTGAACTAACAGCAGCTGTTATTTCAGTCTCAGTCAGCAACATGTTATGGGAAGAACTGTGTTATGGTGCAAAGGAGTACTTCTGGACTGATTCAAAGGTGGTGCTAGGCTACATAAACAATGATGCACGTCGTTTCCACACCTTTGTAGCTAACAGGATTCAGAGGATCAGGGAAAGTACAAGCCCTCAGCAGTGGTTTTACGTGCCATCAGAACTGAATCCAGCTGACGGTGCTTCGAGAGGTGTAACTGTCAATGAGTTAAATAAGTCTATCTGGTTCACTGGCCCCTCctttttgtggaaaaatgaaCTGCCCACAGCACAACCTGTCGAGCCGGATCTGACCATAGGAGATCCAGAAGATGAAGAAGGGAGTGTGGGAACGTCAGATAAAGACTGTCAGAAGTGTGCTGAAATCCATGAAATCCAATGCACCGTTGCCCCCACCTGGTGCCTTTTCAAATGA
- the gckr gene encoding glucokinase regulatory protein isoform X2 — MAGLDWTYGVSTLRQWESADYEPSLPVSEKSNPLTCDIDRASAYSIVKMLQVCDSQMFQKEAGTTYQRLLSDQVLKTLMEVAKRVEVIIKDPQESCVVMSGCGTSGRLAFLISSGFNKALSQLNQSEVYSYIIAGGDRALLSSQEAPEDDPRLGVLSLKKVCEGKKRVLFIGISCGLSAPFVAGQLDFCLQHPEVYTPVLVGFNPAHQARDEPIQDCTFTFHSVVQRMQELAKSQKAFLINPAVGPEAISGSSRMKGGSATKILLEVAFSAAHAATSSNTPITHNGVLQHMMEYERTLAVTYSQPDGITTLVEAAGESLRCSRHVYYLGWGSLALLGLIDASECSPTFGADYEDVRGFIRGGYRELNNNDGPLTSLGPKFSIAHEDFLHLILPCLTDTDTVLLIYTHSDDATEVGNMARRVREKTPNLHAVYHQADGDTAASLQQDDIKKLCLSTLKITWPQEALVSGTLQHMRELSTKLVLNAVSTGAHVLKGKIYQNHMIDLQVTNTKLYRRATRLLQLSTCPEEKCEEALLKAIYRVDMLTLEMTSSDITTHTCFARNSTKVVPLALVILLTGWSLVEAESHLKQQPIVREAVAQWMW; from the exons ATGGCAGGATTAGACTGGACTTATGGTGTTTCCACTTTACGTCAATGGGAA TCCGCAGATTATGAgccttcacttcctgtttcagagAAGTCTAACCCCCTGACATGTGACATCGACCGAGCTTCGGCCTATAGCATTGTGAAGATGTTACAAGTTTGTGATTCCCAGATGTTCCAGAAAGAGGCAGGAACGACCTACCAG AGGCTTTTGAGTGACCAAGTGTTGAAAACCTTAATGGAGGTTGCTAAAAGGGTCGAGGTCATAATAAag GATCCTCAGGAGAGCTGTGTTGTGATGAGCGGTTGTGGCACTTCTGGTCGGCTGGCTTTCCTGATCTCG tcAGGCTTCAACAAAGCACTGAGTCAGCTGAACCAAAGTGAAGTGTATTCATACATCATTGCAGGAGGAGACAG AGCTCTGCTTTCCTCTCAAGAGGCTCCTGAAGACGACCCCAGACTGGGCGTGCTCAGTCTGAAGAAG GTGTGTGAGGGAAAGAAGCGAGTCTTGTTCATTGGCATTTCCTGTGGACTGTCT GCTCCATTTGTGGCAGGGCAGCTGGATTTCTGCTTGCAGCACCCTGAAGTCTACACACCTGTGCTGGTTGGCTTCAACCCTGCACATCAGGCCAG AGATGAGCCCATACAAGACTGCACCTTCACGTTTCACAGTGTGGTACAAAGGATGCAAGAACTTGCAAAAAGCCAGAAGGCCTTCCTCATTAACCCAGCAGTTGGG CCCGAAGCCATCAGTGGGTCCTCCAGGATGAAGGGAGGCAGTGCAACTAAGATTCTCCTGGAAGTTGCCTTCTCTGCTGCTCATGCTGCCACTTCCTCCAACACACCTATCACACATAA TGGTGTTCTGCAGCACATGATGGAATATGAGAGAACTCTGGCTGTCACGTACTCTCAGCCTGATGGCATCACTACTCTGGTGGAGGCAGCGGGAGAAAG tttgcggTGCAGCAGGCACGTGTATTACCTGGGCTGGGGTTCGCTGGCTTTGCTGGGCCTCATTGATGCCAGTGAGTGTAGCCCCACATTTGGTGCAG ACTATGAAGACGTTCGAGGCTTCATCAGAGGAGGATACAGAGAGCTGAATAACAATGACGGTCCCTTAACTTCACTG GGCCCCAAGTTCTCCATAGCACATGAGGACTTCCTACATCTGATCCTGCCGTGTCTTACTGATACGGACACTGTGCTGCTAATCTACACGCACTCCG ATGACGCCACTGAAGTGGGTAACATGGCCCGCAGAGTGAGAGAAAAGACGCCCAACCTCCATGCTGTTTATCACCAGGCTGATGGAGACACAGCAGCTTCTTTACAACAA GACGACATCAAAAAACTGTGTTTATCTACACTAAAGATAACTTGGCCTCAAGAAGCACTTGTTTCAGGGACCTTGCAGCATATG CGGGAGCTGTCCACCAAGCTGGTGCTGAACGCTGTGAGCACTGGAGCTCATGTCTTAAAGGGGAAGATATACCAGAACCACATGATTGACCTGCAGGTCACCAACACTAAACTGTACCGCAGGGCCACGCGTTTACTCCAG CTTTCTACATGTCCAGAGGAAAAATGTGAGGAAGCTCTTTTAAAGGCAATCTACCGAGTAGACATGCTGACACTGGAGATGACATCCTCTGACATCACCACACACACGTGCTTTGCCAGAAACAGCACCAAG GTGGTCCCTCTGGCTTTGGTCATTTTACTTACCGGTTGGTCACTGGTGGAGGCGGAGTCACATTTGAAGCAGCAGCCAATTGTTAGGGAAGCCGTGGCTCAGTGGATGTGGTAA
- the gckr gene encoding glucokinase regulatory protein isoform X1: MAGLDWTYGVSTLRQWESADYEPSLPVSEKSNPLTCDIDRASAYSIVKMLQVCDSQMFQKEAGTTYQRLLSDQVLKTLMEVAKRVEVIIKDPQESCVVMSGCGTSGRLAFLISSGFNKALSQLNQSEVYSYIIAGGDRALLSSQEAPEDDPRLGVLSLKKVCEGKKRVLFIGISCGLSAPFVAGQLDFCLQHPEVYTPVLVGFNPAHQARDEPIQDCTFTFHSVVQRMQELAKSQKAFLINPAVGPEAISGSSRMKGGSATKILLEVAFSAAHAATSSNTPITHNGVLQHMMEYERTLAVTYSQPDGITTLVEAAGESLRCSRHVYYLGWGSLALLGLIDASECSPTFGADYEDVRGFIRGGYRELNNNDGPLTSLGPKFSIAHEDFLHLILPCLTDTDTVLLIYTHSDDATEVGNMARRVREKTPNLHAVYHQADGDTAASLQQDDIKKLCLSTLKITWPQEALVSGTLQHMRELSTKLVLNAVSTGAHVLKGKIYQNHMIDLQVTNTKLYRRATRLLQKLSTCPEEKCEEALLKAIYRVDMLTLEMTSSDITTHTCFARNSTKVVPLALVILLTGWSLVEAESHLKQQPIVREAVAQWMW, from the exons ATGGCAGGATTAGACTGGACTTATGGTGTTTCCACTTTACGTCAATGGGAA TCCGCAGATTATGAgccttcacttcctgtttcagagAAGTCTAACCCCCTGACATGTGACATCGACCGAGCTTCGGCCTATAGCATTGTGAAGATGTTACAAGTTTGTGATTCCCAGATGTTCCAGAAAGAGGCAGGAACGACCTACCAG AGGCTTTTGAGTGACCAAGTGTTGAAAACCTTAATGGAGGTTGCTAAAAGGGTCGAGGTCATAATAAag GATCCTCAGGAGAGCTGTGTTGTGATGAGCGGTTGTGGCACTTCTGGTCGGCTGGCTTTCCTGATCTCG tcAGGCTTCAACAAAGCACTGAGTCAGCTGAACCAAAGTGAAGTGTATTCATACATCATTGCAGGAGGAGACAG AGCTCTGCTTTCCTCTCAAGAGGCTCCTGAAGACGACCCCAGACTGGGCGTGCTCAGTCTGAAGAAG GTGTGTGAGGGAAAGAAGCGAGTCTTGTTCATTGGCATTTCCTGTGGACTGTCT GCTCCATTTGTGGCAGGGCAGCTGGATTTCTGCTTGCAGCACCCTGAAGTCTACACACCTGTGCTGGTTGGCTTCAACCCTGCACATCAGGCCAG AGATGAGCCCATACAAGACTGCACCTTCACGTTTCACAGTGTGGTACAAAGGATGCAAGAACTTGCAAAAAGCCAGAAGGCCTTCCTCATTAACCCAGCAGTTGGG CCCGAAGCCATCAGTGGGTCCTCCAGGATGAAGGGAGGCAGTGCAACTAAGATTCTCCTGGAAGTTGCCTTCTCTGCTGCTCATGCTGCCACTTCCTCCAACACACCTATCACACATAA TGGTGTTCTGCAGCACATGATGGAATATGAGAGAACTCTGGCTGTCACGTACTCTCAGCCTGATGGCATCACTACTCTGGTGGAGGCAGCGGGAGAAAG tttgcggTGCAGCAGGCACGTGTATTACCTGGGCTGGGGTTCGCTGGCTTTGCTGGGCCTCATTGATGCCAGTGAGTGTAGCCCCACATTTGGTGCAG ACTATGAAGACGTTCGAGGCTTCATCAGAGGAGGATACAGAGAGCTGAATAACAATGACGGTCCCTTAACTTCACTG GGCCCCAAGTTCTCCATAGCACATGAGGACTTCCTACATCTGATCCTGCCGTGTCTTACTGATACGGACACTGTGCTGCTAATCTACACGCACTCCG ATGACGCCACTGAAGTGGGTAACATGGCCCGCAGAGTGAGAGAAAAGACGCCCAACCTCCATGCTGTTTATCACCAGGCTGATGGAGACACAGCAGCTTCTTTACAACAA GACGACATCAAAAAACTGTGTTTATCTACACTAAAGATAACTTGGCCTCAAGAAGCACTTGTTTCAGGGACCTTGCAGCATATG CGGGAGCTGTCCACCAAGCTGGTGCTGAACGCTGTGAGCACTGGAGCTCATGTCTTAAAGGGGAAGATATACCAGAACCACATGATTGACCTGCAGGTCACCAACACTAAACTGTACCGCAGGGCCACGCGTTTACTCCAG AAGCTTTCTACATGTCCAGAGGAAAAATGTGAGGAAGCTCTTTTAAAGGCAATCTACCGAGTAGACATGCTGACACTGGAGATGACATCCTCTGACATCACCACACACACGTGCTTTGCCAGAAACAGCACCAAG GTGGTCCCTCTGGCTTTGGTCATTTTACTTACCGGTTGGTCACTGGTGGAGGCGGAGTCACATTTGAAGCAGCAGCCAATTGTTAGGGAAGCCGTGGCTCAGTGGATGTGGTAA
- the gckr gene encoding glucokinase regulatory protein isoform X3 codes for MGKKSNPLTCDIDRASAYSIVKMLQVCDSQMFQKEAGTTYQRLLSDQVLKTLMEVAKRVEVIIKDPQESCVVMSGCGTSGRLAFLISSGFNKALSQLNQSEVYSYIIAGGDRALLSSQEAPEDDPRLGVLSLKKVCEGKKRVLFIGISCGLSAPFVAGQLDFCLQHPEVYTPVLVGFNPAHQARDEPIQDCTFTFHSVVQRMQELAKSQKAFLINPAVGPEAISGSSRMKGGSATKILLEVAFSAAHAATSSNTPITHNGVLQHMMEYERTLAVTYSQPDGITTLVEAAGESLRCSRHVYYLGWGSLALLGLIDASECSPTFGADYEDVRGFIRGGYRELNNNDGPLTSLGPKFSIAHEDFLHLILPCLTDTDTVLLIYTHSDDATEVGNMARRVREKTPNLHAVYHQADGDTAASLQQDDIKKLCLSTLKITWPQEALVSGTLQHMRELSTKLVLNAVSTGAHVLKGKIYQNHMIDLQVTNTKLYRRATRLLQKLSTCPEEKCEEALLKAIYRVDMLTLEMTSSDITTHTCFARNSTKVVPLALVILLTGWSLVEAESHLKQQPIVREAVAQWMW; via the exons ATGGGAA agAAGTCTAACCCCCTGACATGTGACATCGACCGAGCTTCGGCCTATAGCATTGTGAAGATGTTACAAGTTTGTGATTCCCAGATGTTCCAGAAAGAGGCAGGAACGACCTACCAG AGGCTTTTGAGTGACCAAGTGTTGAAAACCTTAATGGAGGTTGCTAAAAGGGTCGAGGTCATAATAAag GATCCTCAGGAGAGCTGTGTTGTGATGAGCGGTTGTGGCACTTCTGGTCGGCTGGCTTTCCTGATCTCG tcAGGCTTCAACAAAGCACTGAGTCAGCTGAACCAAAGTGAAGTGTATTCATACATCATTGCAGGAGGAGACAG AGCTCTGCTTTCCTCTCAAGAGGCTCCTGAAGACGACCCCAGACTGGGCGTGCTCAGTCTGAAGAAG GTGTGTGAGGGAAAGAAGCGAGTCTTGTTCATTGGCATTTCCTGTGGACTGTCT GCTCCATTTGTGGCAGGGCAGCTGGATTTCTGCTTGCAGCACCCTGAAGTCTACACACCTGTGCTGGTTGGCTTCAACCCTGCACATCAGGCCAG AGATGAGCCCATACAAGACTGCACCTTCACGTTTCACAGTGTGGTACAAAGGATGCAAGAACTTGCAAAAAGCCAGAAGGCCTTCCTCATTAACCCAGCAGTTGGG CCCGAAGCCATCAGTGGGTCCTCCAGGATGAAGGGAGGCAGTGCAACTAAGATTCTCCTGGAAGTTGCCTTCTCTGCTGCTCATGCTGCCACTTCCTCCAACACACCTATCACACATAA TGGTGTTCTGCAGCACATGATGGAATATGAGAGAACTCTGGCTGTCACGTACTCTCAGCCTGATGGCATCACTACTCTGGTGGAGGCAGCGGGAGAAAG tttgcggTGCAGCAGGCACGTGTATTACCTGGGCTGGGGTTCGCTGGCTTTGCTGGGCCTCATTGATGCCAGTGAGTGTAGCCCCACATTTGGTGCAG ACTATGAAGACGTTCGAGGCTTCATCAGAGGAGGATACAGAGAGCTGAATAACAATGACGGTCCCTTAACTTCACTG GGCCCCAAGTTCTCCATAGCACATGAGGACTTCCTACATCTGATCCTGCCGTGTCTTACTGATACGGACACTGTGCTGCTAATCTACACGCACTCCG ATGACGCCACTGAAGTGGGTAACATGGCCCGCAGAGTGAGAGAAAAGACGCCCAACCTCCATGCTGTTTATCACCAGGCTGATGGAGACACAGCAGCTTCTTTACAACAA GACGACATCAAAAAACTGTGTTTATCTACACTAAAGATAACTTGGCCTCAAGAAGCACTTGTTTCAGGGACCTTGCAGCATATG CGGGAGCTGTCCACCAAGCTGGTGCTGAACGCTGTGAGCACTGGAGCTCATGTCTTAAAGGGGAAGATATACCAGAACCACATGATTGACCTGCAGGTCACCAACACTAAACTGTACCGCAGGGCCACGCGTTTACTCCAG AAGCTTTCTACATGTCCAGAGGAAAAATGTGAGGAAGCTCTTTTAAAGGCAATCTACCGAGTAGACATGCTGACACTGGAGATGACATCCTCTGACATCACCACACACACGTGCTTTGCCAGAAACAGCACCAAG GTGGTCCCTCTGGCTTTGGTCATTTTACTTACCGGTTGGTCACTGGTGGAGGCGGAGTCACATTTGAAGCAGCAGCCAATTGTTAGGGAAGCCGTGGCTCAGTGGATGTGGTAA